TCATTTTCATGCGGGTGGCGGTGCCTTCATTTGGCCCCATCTTGCTGATTGAACTGAGAACCCTGATTGCTGCCCTGACCCTGTTTCCCATTCTGGCCCTCCTGAAGAGGAACATCAAAGCAGGACTGCCCCTGAAGCCCCTGTGGATCACGGGAATTTTCAATTCAGCGTTGCCCTTTGTGATGATTTCTGTGGCCACCAAGTACGTTCCTGCCAGTGTTGCAGCCGTACTCAATGCCACCACGCCCCTCTTCAGCCTGCTGGTTGCAGTGCTGCTGTACCGGCAGCAGATGAACAGCAAAAATGTGCTGGGGGTCCTGCTCGGCCTCACCGGGGTGGCCGCCCTGTTCGGACTGGGTGCCCTGACCATCACCCCTCAAGTGCTGCTGGCCTGCCTGTGTTCCCTCATTGCTGCTGCCTCTTATGGCTTCGCAGGAAACTACGCCAGACATGCCTTAAAGCAG
Above is a genomic segment from Deinococcus cellulosilyticus NBRC 106333 = KACC 11606 containing:
- a CDS encoding DMT family transporter, with product MQAYLWLILLSALWGFSFIFMRVAVPSFGPILLIELRTLIAALTLFPILALLKRNIKAGLPLKPLWITGIFNSALPFVMISVATKYVPASVAAVLNATTPLFSLLVAVLLYRQQMNSKNVLGVLLGLTGVAALFGLGALTITPQVLLACLCSLIAAASYGFAGNYARHALKQAAPLVTSTYSQFFAALALLPLVPFVLPDQTPPVNASVSVLALGVVCTGLAYLIYFKLIREAGAVFTSTVTFLAPAFSVLWGGLLLGEHLTLGLAVGFVLIVLSVRLINAR